The Mytilus trossulus isolate FHL-02 chromosome 3, PNRI_Mtr1.1.1.hap1, whole genome shotgun sequence genome contains a region encoding:
- the LOC134709821 gene encoding uncharacterized protein LOC134709821: protein MDVYADNALLGDTPFVDKQFNIRKSNNSNIIKIGCCLSVLIFFCLVTIFILIILNLLHISPLQNEQVNIITKETQYHILLPTHATNDTTAVQNAKKVPYIKVPTTESAVLILMFISGYFITHENTTDTKESNRKDNTFPIAQPIQIVKGSYSSTNVFIDTDPPLKASGGNISTGVRISSDGLYYLYACIQISCYCKSKADVTIYGITHYIQINSGNSNKTIVEKTIQIPHGIGVYKTSTMFVPVQLKKHDVVSMHLSDDTYVYNSRKSNVIGVFLMSQSL from the exons GACACACCATTTGTGGATAAACAGTTTAATATTCGTAAATCCAATAATTCAAACATTATCAAAATAGGATGTTGTTTAAGtgtattgatatttttctgcttggtaacaatttttatattaattatattgaatCTCTTGCATATCTCGCCGCTACAGAATGAGCAAGTTAACATTATAACCAAAGAAACACAGTATCATATATTGCTACCGACACATGCCACGAATGATACGACTGCAGTGCAAAACGCGAAAAAAGTGCCGTATATTAAAGTACCAACAACAGAATCGGCAGTGTTAATCCTGATGTTT ATTTCAGGATATTTTATAACACATGAGAATACCACAGACACAAAGGAATCAAACAGGAAGGACAATACATTTCCTATAGCACAGCCAATTCAAATAGTAAAAGGCAGCTATTCATCGACAAATGTGTTTATAGATACTGATCCTCCTTTGAAAGCCTCCGGTGGAAATATTTCGACAGGTGTGAGGATATCCTCCGACGGTTTATACTACCTTTACGCCTGTATACAGATTTCCTGCTATTGTAAGTCAAAAGCAGACGTTACTATTTATGGGATAACtcattatattcaaataaactcTGGAAATTCGAACAAAACTATTGTGGAAAAGACAATACAGATTCCTCATGGCATTGGAGTTTACAAAACGAGTACCATGTTTGTTCCAGTTCAGTTGAAGAAACACGATGTAGTTAGTATGCACCTTTCTGACGATACTTACGTTTATAATTCTAGGAAATCTAATGTTATAGGTGTATTCCTGATGTCACAATCACTTTGA